A stretch of the Neptunomonas phycophila genome encodes the following:
- the hpf gene encoding ribosome hibernation-promoting factor, HPF/YfiA family, producing the protein MIINVTHRQDKVSPAVREKIESWLEHAQERFDMITSAQVTLSKHDHLDEVEAILHAGGKEVTAKAEGQNLYAALDAVSQKIDRQLDKMHGKMVHKKGLPKKEAFLVEPESAVPDEEIELEGYEDIDELLEKVS; encoded by the coding sequence ATGATCATTAATGTCACACATCGCCAAGATAAAGTTTCCCCAGCCGTACGCGAAAAAATTGAAAGTTGGTTAGAACACGCTCAGGAGCGTTTTGATATGATAACCAGCGCGCAAGTCACCCTGTCTAAACACGATCACCTAGACGAAGTCGAAGCCATACTCCACGCCGGTGGTAAAGAAGTCACCGCTAAAGCTGAAGGGCAAAACCTTTATGCTGCGCTCGACGCCGTTTCACAAAAAATAGACCGTCAGCTCGATAAAATGCACGGTAAAATGGTTCACAAAAAAGGGCTACCTAAAAAAGAAGCGTTCTTAGTTGAGCCCGAAAGCGCAGTGCCTGATGAAGAGATAGAGCTAGAAGGCTATGAAGATATTGACGAGCTACTCGAAAAAGTAAGCTAA
- a CDS encoding ChaN family lipoprotein: MMKHLASLITSLSLFLAAAAPASQTPNTFMPVTWQSPLLKDHPLVGHIIALESQRSLSPTELVSELSQYPIVLIGEKHDNADHHQIETWLIQQLYPSDSANTSLVLEMLDDSQTTNTIISGMSDSDLKQRLNWQDDSWPWQDYGPLIKAALEQNMPVHSGNISRDAIHTIYKAGVPKTQRFASTQGITQAVKDQVLDQVYESHCQLMQRNQLAPMVSVQLARDASLAYAIKQRSTDNVILVAGGFHTDKSVGVPLHLSPLEQQHTRTILLVEVDATHEQAKDYTTLSKADYVWFTPKANNTNYCDDLRQQWQKKSPSHVK; the protein is encoded by the coding sequence ATGATGAAACATCTAGCTAGCCTAATTACCTCACTTTCTCTTTTTTTGGCAGCTGCCGCACCTGCTAGCCAAACACCTAACACATTTATGCCCGTAACCTGGCAATCGCCCCTGCTTAAAGACCATCCGTTAGTTGGCCATATCATAGCCCTTGAGAGCCAAAGATCTCTATCGCCTACAGAGCTTGTTAGCGAGCTGTCTCAATACCCTATTGTGCTTATTGGTGAAAAGCACGACAACGCTGATCACCACCAAATAGAAACGTGGCTAATACAACAGCTCTACCCTTCCGACTCTGCCAACACAAGTCTTGTGCTCGAAATGTTAGATGACAGCCAAACGACTAACACTATCATTTCGGGCATGAGCGATTCGGATTTAAAACAGCGGCTAAACTGGCAGGACGATAGCTGGCCTTGGCAAGATTATGGGCCATTAATCAAAGCGGCGCTTGAGCAAAACATGCCTGTACACAGCGGCAACATTAGCCGAGATGCTATTCATACTATTTATAAAGCGGGAGTCCCCAAAACACAGCGGTTTGCTAGCACGCAGGGTATCACTCAGGCAGTTAAAGATCAGGTGCTTGACCAAGTGTACGAAAGCCACTGCCAGCTCATGCAGCGCAACCAGCTCGCGCCTATGGTTAGCGTTCAACTGGCACGAGATGCGAGCTTAGCTTACGCCATTAAACAGCGCTCTACCGATAACGTCATTTTAGTGGCAGGAGGTTTTCACACGGATAAAAGCGTGGGCGTTCCGTTACATTTGTCGCCGCTCGAACAGCAACACACACGCACGATACTCTTAGTGGAAGTAGACGCCACACACGAGCAAGCGAAAGACTACACAACGCTGTCCAAAGCTGATTATGTTTGGTTTACGCCCAAAGCCAACAACACTAACTATTGTGACGATCTTCGCCAGCAGTGGCAGAAAAAATCGCCCTCACACGTAAAGTAA
- a CDS encoding amidohydrolase — METLNSLRVSLVQTQLHWENAAENRTQFTALLAPLAGQTDLVVLPEMFTTGFMMQPEVQAEPADGPTLAWMKQQACQLDAAICGSIAVEEGGLYFNRFLLVTPQAHVMSYDKRHLFRMGSEPDHYTAGQERKVFEYRGWRILPQVCYDLRFPVFLRNRNDYDLAIFVANWPAARARVWRTLLEARALENQSYVVGVNRIGQDGMNLDYRGDSMLIDYSGTALIDHSPNEAFVETATINRDRLNDFKAKFPAWMDGDEFTLAT, encoded by the coding sequence ATGGAAACGTTAAACTCATTAAGAGTCTCATTGGTGCAAACCCAGCTACATTGGGAAAATGCAGCAGAAAATAGAACCCAATTCACGGCTTTATTAGCGCCTTTAGCCGGCCAAACAGACTTGGTTGTGTTACCTGAAATGTTCACAACGGGGTTCATGATGCAACCCGAAGTACAGGCAGAGCCCGCTGATGGGCCTACGTTAGCTTGGATGAAGCAGCAAGCCTGTCAACTCGATGCCGCTATCTGCGGGTCTATTGCGGTAGAAGAAGGCGGACTGTATTTTAACCGCTTTCTGCTGGTTACCCCGCAAGCGCATGTGATGAGCTACGACAAACGCCACTTATTCCGAATGGGAAGCGAGCCAGACCATTACACAGCGGGGCAAGAGCGCAAAGTTTTCGAATACCGTGGATGGCGTATATTACCTCAAGTGTGCTACGACCTACGTTTTCCTGTGTTTCTACGTAACCGCAATGACTACGATTTGGCTATATTTGTAGCCAACTGGCCTGCTGCCCGTGCGCGGGTTTGGCGTACGTTGCTAGAGGCGCGAGCACTCGAAAACCAAAGCTATGTAGTTGGGGTTAACCGCATTGGCCAAGACGGAATGAACCTTGATTACCGCGGGGATAGTATGCTGATTGATTACAGTGGTACCGCGTTAATTGATCACAGCCCGAATGAGGCGTTTGTAGAAACGGCAACAATCAACCGTGATCGCCTTAATGACTTTAAAGCCAAGTTCCCTGCGTGGATGGATGGAGATGAGTTTACGTTAGCGACTTAG
- a CDS encoding pyridoxal phosphate-dependent aminotransferase, with the protein MIYPHTKLPKVGTTIFSVMSQMAAEHNAINLSQGFPDFDGPSALLEAVGRYIAQGANQYAPMTGVPALREQIAQKVALLYGREVSVDHEITVTSGATEALFAAIAAVVRADDEVIIFDPAYDSYEPAIELNGAKAVRLQLQAPDFRVNWDEVSAQITDKTRLIILNSPHNPTGTTLDADDLERLAELVEGTDILLLGDEVYEHIVFDNAPHHSLLTHAQLYERSFVVSSFGKTYHTTGWKVGYCIAPPALSVELRKVHQYLTFSTSTPMQLALADIMRDEPQHVSELPAFYQHKRDLFCDLIQPSCFKFTPTSGTYFQCVDYSAISDLPDVEFCKWLIEKAGVAAIPVSVFCEAPPDIRLVRFCFAKSDETLRAAAERICAI; encoded by the coding sequence ATGATTTATCCACACACTAAACTCCCCAAAGTCGGTACGACTATCTTTTCAGTGATGTCGCAAATGGCGGCGGAACATAACGCAATTAACCTGTCACAAGGCTTCCCCGATTTTGATGGGCCGTCAGCGCTTCTGGAGGCCGTTGGTCGTTATATCGCGCAGGGTGCTAACCAATATGCACCTATGACGGGTGTACCTGCATTAAGAGAACAAATCGCCCAAAAGGTCGCTTTGCTTTACGGCCGCGAGGTATCGGTAGACCATGAAATTACCGTTACCTCGGGTGCTACCGAAGCCTTGTTTGCTGCCATAGCGGCGGTGGTGCGTGCGGATGATGAGGTGATAATTTTTGATCCCGCTTACGACAGTTATGAACCAGCGATAGAGTTGAATGGTGCCAAGGCAGTACGTTTACAGTTGCAAGCCCCAGACTTTAGGGTGAACTGGGATGAAGTAAGCGCGCAAATTACCGACAAAACACGCCTGATTATTCTTAACTCACCCCATAACCCAACCGGTACTACATTAGATGCGGATGATTTAGAAAGGCTAGCTGAGCTAGTTGAGGGCACTGATATTCTCTTATTGGGCGATGAGGTGTATGAGCATATTGTTTTTGATAACGCACCACACCATAGCTTGTTAACACATGCGCAGCTGTATGAACGCAGTTTTGTTGTTTCATCGTTTGGTAAAACGTACCACACAACGGGTTGGAAAGTGGGCTACTGTATCGCGCCGCCGGCTTTAAGTGTCGAATTGCGAAAGGTGCACCAGTACCTTACCTTTTCGACCTCAACTCCTATGCAACTCGCGTTGGCTGATATTATGCGCGATGAGCCTCAACATGTGAGTGAGTTACCGGCATTTTATCAGCATAAAAGGGATCTTTTTTGTGATTTGATTCAACCCAGCTGCTTTAAATTTACACCGACGTCGGGTACCTATTTTCAGTGTGTTGATTACAGTGCGATTAGTGATTTGCCGGATGTCGAGTTTTGTAAATGGCTGATTGAAAAAGCTGGTGTCGCGGCCATACCTGTTTCCGTTTTTTGCGAAGCGCCACCGGATATCCGCTTAGTGCGTTTTTGTTTTGCGAAAAGTGATGAAACCTTGCGAGCAGCAGCCGAGCGCATTTGTGCCATTTAA
- the rimK gene encoding 30S ribosomal protein S6--L-glutamate ligase has product MKIGVLASNPDLYSNQRLLEAGAERGHEMVFLNLQQCYMKVDDINPDVHFRGGATLSDLDAVITRIKPSQTFYGCALARQFDSMGIYTVNSSEAIAQSRDKLFALQLMLKSGISIPTTGFASSPMDTNDLIEMVGGAPLIVKLLEGTQGSGVVLAETKKAAESVINAFKAVSANLLVQEFIKEADGKDLRCFVIDGKVVASIQRTAAPGEFRANLHKGGSASIVKITPEERKLSIKAAKALGLQIAGVDLIRSKKGPLLLEVNSSPGLEGIETATGKDVAGMIISSIENKLNWKQPVAGATADQASE; this is encoded by the coding sequence TTGAAGATTGGGGTGTTGGCAAGCAACCCTGACCTCTACAGTAACCAACGGTTACTAGAGGCTGGTGCTGAGCGCGGGCACGAGATGGTGTTTCTTAACTTGCAGCAGTGCTATATGAAAGTGGACGACATCAATCCCGATGTACACTTTCGCGGTGGAGCAACGCTAAGCGACTTAGATGCTGTGATTACCCGTATTAAGCCAAGCCAAACATTTTATGGCTGTGCATTGGCGCGCCAGTTTGACAGCATGGGGATTTATACCGTTAACTCGTCTGAGGCGATAGCGCAATCTCGTGATAAATTGTTTGCGTTACAGCTAATGCTAAAAAGCGGTATTAGCATTCCAACTACTGGCTTTGCTAGCTCGCCAATGGACACTAATGACCTCATTGAAATGGTCGGCGGTGCTCCGTTAATTGTTAAGCTGTTGGAAGGTACGCAAGGCAGTGGTGTCGTTTTGGCTGAAACTAAAAAAGCGGCCGAAAGTGTGATTAACGCCTTTAAAGCGGTGAGTGCTAATTTGTTAGTACAAGAGTTTATTAAAGAAGCAGATGGCAAAGATCTACGCTGCTTCGTTATTGATGGAAAAGTAGTCGCTTCTATACAACGCACGGCAGCGCCGGGTGAGTTCCGAGCTAACTTGCACAAAGGCGGTAGCGCCTCCATTGTTAAGATTACGCCCGAAGAGCGCAAATTATCAATCAAGGCAGCAAAAGCGCTTGGTCTTCAGATAGCGGGTGTTGATTTAATCCGCTCGAAAAAAGGTCCGCTGTTGCTTGAAGTGAACTCATCTCCTGGTTTAGAAGGCATAGAGACTGCTACGGGTAAAGACGTGGCGGGTATGATCATTTCATCGATTGAGAATAAACTGAACTGGAAGCAGCCAGTAGCAGGAGCCACCGCCGATCAGGCGAGTGAGTAA